The proteins below come from a single Betaproteobacteria bacterium genomic window:
- a CDS encoding HAD-IB family hydrolase, which produces MRLALFDLDNTLLAGDSDYEWAQFLIEEGVLERATYEARNREFYEQYKAGVLDIRQFLDFQLKPLAQYPRERLDAWHRGFMAKKIVPIISDAARALVGRHRDDLRVIITATNRFVTGPIAAELGIENLVATNPEECDGCFTGGVSGEPCFREGKLVRLESWLAERGSSLDGFSESWFYSDSVNDLPLLERVTHPVAVDPDPVLDAHARARGWSILELHPTSTAR; this is translated from the coding sequence ATGCGGCTTGCATTGTTCGATCTCGACAACACCCTGCTCGCCGGCGACTCGGACTACGAGTGGGCGCAATTCCTGATCGAGGAGGGCGTGCTGGAGCGCGCCACCTACGAGGCGCGCAACCGCGAGTTCTACGAACAGTACAAAGCCGGGGTGCTCGACATCCGCCAGTTCCTCGATTTCCAGTTGAAGCCGCTCGCGCAATATCCGCGCGAACGGCTCGATGCCTGGCATCGCGGCTTCATGGCGAAGAAGATCGTACCGATCATCAGCGATGCGGCGCGCGCGCTGGTCGGGCGTCATCGTGACGACCTGCGGGTGATCATCACGGCGACCAACCGCTTCGTGACCGGGCCGATCGCCGCGGAGCTGGGCATCGAAAACCTGGTGGCGACCAACCCGGAAGAGTGCGACGGGTGCTTCACCGGCGGGGTGAGCGGCGAGCCGTGTTTTCGCGAAGGCAAGCTCGTGCGCCTCGAATCCTGGCTCGCCGAGCGGGGCTCGAGCCTCGACGGATTCAGCGAAAGCTGGTTCTACAGCGACTCGGTCAACGATCTGCCGCTGCTCGAGCGCGTGACGCATCCGGTCGCGGTCGATCCCGACCCCGTGCTCGATGCCCATGCGCGCGCCCGCGGCTGGTCGATCCTCGAGCTCCATCCGACTTCCACCGCACGCTGA
- the pcnB gene encoding polynucleotide adenylyltransferase PcnB, giving the protein MIRSLLRRVFSRTPKPKLIGFETHGIARESISPCARRVIEALQSNGYAAFVVGGAVRDLLLGKQPKDFDVATSAHPEQVRAAFRRSRIIGRRFRLVHCMCGNETVEVATYRRAHDPEDGEGQMDEHGRLLRDNVYGTQPDDAARRDFTINALFYDPATQQIVDYHNGVAELKKKQLRIIGDAEPRYREDPVRMLRAVRFAAACGLEIEKRTLAPIRPLASLLQNVPPARLFDEMLKLLLSGHATQCVARLRREGLHHGLLPLLDVILEQPLGERFVMLALNNTDVRILEGKPVSPGFLFAALLWHEVLATSKKVRESGVPPMPALFQAMDQVLETQTDKLAIPRRYTTDMKDLWALQQRLENRSGKRPFRVLEHPRFRAAYDFLQLRCDSGEVEAELGDWWRRFQQASPQEREAMLVRDAEPRRKRRRRRRAPTVAAEPDASA; this is encoded by the coding sequence ATGATTCGAAGTCTCCTGCGCCGCGTCTTCTCGCGCACGCCGAAGCCCAAGCTGATCGGCTTCGAGACCCATGGCATCGCGCGCGAGAGCATCAGCCCTTGCGCTCGGCGCGTGATCGAGGCGCTGCAATCGAACGGCTACGCGGCCTTCGTCGTGGGCGGGGCGGTGCGCGATCTGCTGCTCGGCAAGCAGCCGAAGGATTTCGACGTCGCCACCAGCGCGCACCCGGAGCAGGTTCGCGCCGCCTTTCGCCGTTCGCGCATCATCGGCCGTCGCTTTCGCCTGGTGCACTGCATGTGCGGCAACGAGACCGTCGAAGTCGCGACCTATCGACGGGCGCACGATCCCGAAGACGGTGAGGGGCAGATGGACGAGCACGGGCGGCTGCTGCGCGACAACGTCTACGGCACGCAGCCCGACGATGCGGCGCGCAGGGACTTCACCATCAACGCGCTGTTCTACGATCCGGCCACGCAACAGATCGTGGATTATCACAACGGCGTCGCCGAGCTGAAGAAGAAGCAGCTGCGGATCATCGGCGATGCCGAGCCGCGCTACCGCGAGGATCCGGTGCGCATGCTGCGCGCCGTGCGCTTCGCCGCGGCCTGCGGGCTGGAGATCGAGAAGCGCACGCTGGCGCCGATCCGGCCGCTCGCATCCTTGCTGCAGAACGTGCCGCCGGCGCGGCTGTTCGACGAGATGCTGAAGCTGCTGCTTTCCGGCCATGCGACCCAGTGCGTTGCGCGGCTGCGCCGCGAGGGTCTGCACCACGGCCTGCTGCCGCTGCTCGACGTGATCCTGGAGCAGCCGCTCGGGGAGCGTTTCGTCATGCTCGCGCTGAACAACACCGACGTGCGCATTCTCGAAGGCAAGCCCGTGTCGCCGGGCTTCCTGTTTGCAGCCCTGCTCTGGCACGAGGTGCTCGCCACCTCCAAGAAGGTTCGCGAAAGCGGGGTCCCGCCGATGCCGGCGTTGTTCCAGGCCATGGACCAGGTGCTCGAGACGCAAACCGACAAGCTGGCGATTCCGCGCCGCTACACCACCGACATGAAGGATCTGTGGGCCTTGCAGCAGCGGCTGGAGAACCGCAGCGGCAAGCGGCCGTTCCGGGTGCTGGAGCATCCGCGCTTTCGCGCCGCGTACGATTTCCTGCAGCTGCGCTGCGACTCCGGCGAGGTGGAAGCGGAGCTGGGCGACTGGTGGCGCCGGTTTCAGCAGGCGAGCCCGCAGGAACGCGAGGCAATGCTCGTGCGCGACGCCGAGCCACGCCGCAAGCGCAGACGCCGCCGCCGGGCCCCTACCGTTGCCGCCGAGCCTGACGCGTCGGCCTGA